From Micropterus dolomieu isolate WLL.071019.BEF.003 ecotype Adirondacks linkage group LG21, ASM2129224v1, whole genome shotgun sequence:
CTCGGCTCCCTGAAGTGGACTCTGAACGGATGCATTCTGCTGTTTATCTGGTGAGTGAAACAAGTGACATGTTTCAGCCCCCGCAGCGGCTGCCTCTTAATTATTCAGTCGGAACAGGTTCCGTTAAGTCCCGTTAAAGCTGAAACAGATTTAGACAACTACATCGGCTGCCATGTCTGTCAAAGGAGAGGGATGGATACGTTAACCCTGACAATTTTAAGTGGTCGTTGATAAGGCTGTTTATTAGTGTTTAAATTAACTGGACTGCCTTTTGAGGATATGCAGCACAAAAAGTCCTTCAAAAGTATGTAAAATTCGTTTAACGTTTTCTTCGCTAAATCTGCACACAGTTTgttagctttgtttttgttttgttttttacattttatttttttattttcaagttttgttttttactgtgacCCCATGGATTCAGTACTGGACATGAAAGTAGGCTACTGGGGGGCCTCAGACAGAGACCGAGAGAAACCCGAACGGTCAGAATTGAGACACCAGAAGCCAATACGGACCCAGGCTTGTTACAGAGCAAATGATTAATGTGTTAATGGAGGAAATGGTCTGGAGATTAATTGGTTGTGAAAACAATCAGTTGCATCCCTAAACATGACTTTTACAGTCTAAAGGGTCAAGCTACTGTACAAAACATCCTAAATACCCCATAATTCAATTTGATAGATGTATTGAATTTGCTTGAATtgctaatttttattttttattttgcagtattATGATGCTGTGGAACAGGAAGTACCAGGAGTTCGACCTGGTGGTGAGTTCTGTCACTACCAAGGTAAAGGGTGTAGCTCAGATCCACCTGCCAAAGATCGGGGACGTGGTCTGGGATGGCGTGGACTACAGCGGGCCCTCACAGGTAGGAGCTTGGTCTTCTGTCCTCTTTGGCAAAGAGGAGAATTTAAAGatgtggtgtgtttttgttttttttctccttccagGACAAAAACTCCTTCTTTGTGGTGACCAACATCATAGTGACAGAGAATCAGAGGCAGGGAAAATGCGCAGAggtgcttattattattattattattattattattattattattaatacaaagATTTAGATGAAAAGTTAGCAAAACTTTCTTATTTTGCAGCAGTGTTTATATTCCAGGTTCCCCTCAAAGGCAGATTGTGTCGGACAGATAAGGACTGTGAGAAAGGAGGCTGGGATCATTTGAGTCACGGTACAGTAACTTCTTCTGTACATTAACATGCACACAGGAAACCAGAGAAGCAAGGTACTGTAGGAACCTGGGCCCTGTTCTTCAAATGTGGATAACATGCAGTTACCAGGCTAATACAAAAGTCTTGTTTGCTGTGTTCCTGCGTTCTTACAGATGTTGCTTTTTTCTACATTGTACTCCCCAGTATTTCCACTGCTTTCACTCACAGATTTccagtgaatgtgtttgtgttcaaatGACAAATTCCCATTTCAATGTCAAATTAAATGCCGAATGTTCTGCCTCCATTGGTCCTTTAACAGTCAGAATCTTTGAGTTGAGTTCACTGTGAAACATCTTTGTCATGGTCCAGCTAGCTGAGCTGCAGTTACTGATAGCAGATTCGGGATTCAAAGACTTGTTCTGACATTTCCAGATAAAGAACCAAAACAATCCAGACTCATGTCAAATCGTCAGTTCTTATCTGGATAACTTTGTTATCCATGTATAAAGAACGGGGGCCCTGTTACTGTTAATCCTGGTACACAAACAGCGGAACTTTGTGAGTTTCAGTTTTGGATGGACTTTGAATGGAGTTATTTTGAATAGGATGATCTCACTACTCTGCTGTCACAGCAAGACTTTCTTTAAGTGTGTTTGTACCAGTTAACACCTGTCTCCACAAGAAGCAGTGGAATTTATCATTCATGTGTTGCAGTTGTAGCTTCAGCCAGTGGTACAGAATCTCTAAGCTCTGTGCTAAATTAAAGTGTTGGTTGATAAACGGACACAGTTAACACCACATCAGCTGCTGCAGAAATCAAACCTGCAACTTTTCAAACTCAGTTATGTCTGAATAGAGTTTAAATGCAGCACTGttcagttgtttgttttgttttaacttcTGCAGGGATTCAGACAGGATCGTGTGTGAAGTTTGATGTGTTGCAGAAAACCTGTGAGGTGTCAGCGTGGTGTCCAGTTGAAAACAAGACGAGCCCTCCGAGGTAAACCCTACTGTTTGGTTGTCAGATCAGGTCTGTCATGTCATGAAACATCTCCCTCAGGAATTTAACTTTATGATCCTATTGGCTACTTGGGGGCAGCGGTAACTCGTTTTGAACACAACACATATTGTTTAAGTTTATATgttgaacttgttagcaaacagctgcttATTTGCACATCAGGCTGTTGCATAGCAACATTATAagtcatttggagtcgtgtttgtgtcGCCTGGTAAATGCAAGTCCAgttttcactctcttttagctcagtttttagtctccaccagctcctgagggcaATATCAGACTCTTCTGTgtctaactgtgtctgtttgctgtaaaaaaaaaattaaaaacgaGACAGCAAATTGTTTCTGAAAAGTTTCagttgctttctttcttttttgatgTGTTCCTGCAGATTTTTCACTGCCTTCaacaattatatttttcttttgctcCTCCATTTCTGTTGGGCGTTGTATTGTCCCTTAACAGCACATcgaaaaataaaaaacccttTTGTATAAAGTATGCGTATAGACTATTTAAAGTGTActttattttgtcacttttctACTGTAAACACACTAGATATTCCAAACTTGCTTAGAACTTGTATCCAGTATTGTTTTGGAGCACAGCATCTCATTCAAATGGAGGGTACAGTAAGGTTCggtctgtttctgtttaaaaaaatgtactgtattgaCTCCAATGTATAATAGTTTGTATTCCCTATGATGCAGGCCTGCTATGCTAGCAGCAGCTGAGAACTTCACAGtcctcatcaaaaacaacaTCAGGTTCCCTGCGTTCAATTATATCCGGTGAGACTGCTTGCTGATTGATGCTACTGAGGCTACAAACTGATTCTCTAGtgatggtgttttgttttttatgcagTGGGCCACAGCTGTGTCTGTACAGCAACAAGTTTCACATAGGTCTAAATTCACAATGTATTATTTAACAGACAATGTTGAAGACTCTTTATTTTTGGCCTGTTGAAGGAGGCTCCAACATCAAATCATTTTGCTTCGTTAATTTCTGTTTTGAAAACAACTGTCATAGATTACAAGTAGCTGTCACTTCTATCACAAATCAAATTTTTTCACTATGTTTTATCATATCGTGTTTGCATGTGATCATGATGAAAACAAGTTAAGTATTTCCtgccttgttttatttttaaataagaaaagcCAGGAAAACCTTTAGAGCATCACAGGACACTAAAACTCTCAGCTGAAAACAGACTAATGCCATCTCTAAAGGGTTTGCTGCTCTTTTTCACTTCAGTGTTAGAGAAACTCTGACTTTGTTTTGCTTAACAGAAGGAACATTCTGCCACAGATGAACGACGCCTACCTGAGGAGCTGTCATAGAGGAAACGACTCGCTGTGTCCCATTTTCAAACTGGGAGACATCATTCGAGAGGCTGGAGAAAAGTTCTCTGTAATTGCAGTAGAGGTGGAGTTGCATGTTCAAATGTTTCTCACAACATGGCTCTTATTTTCATCGTTCTGGCCATCACTGAGCTATgataacattttatagactttcACTGCTGAAATCTCAGGATGCAGCAACATTGCGACACCAGACCAGTTTTGCTACACTTTCTCTTTTTGGGGTTTCTCTTAGTGAGTCATTTGTTATCCTGGTCAATAGATCAAATAAAGTTGAAATGAAACAACCCTGACAACCAAAAAAAAGGAAGTGTTACCACAGCAAACGTTCTTCAGTCTGCAtggatgaaagtcagcattatTAGTGTGCCAGtagatgttaaaaacaaatttcGATCCCTAGAAGAATTCCTAATTTATTTTCCGGTAATTAATTAGCTGATGTCTAGTCACTGTAAAaatcatcatcctcctcctaGTGAAAATCAACTTGTTTCAACTCTTTTCTACCAAAAAAGCTATCTGGGTTTCCCCTTAGCTGACTGACTTTTGTCTTGAATCCATTTCCTCTGTTGACCACAGGGAGGAGTCATCGGCATCCTGATCAAATGGGACTGCAACCTGGACCGGCTCATGCATCGCTGCCTGCCCAAATACTCCTTCAGACGGCTGGATGAGAAAGAGAGCAACAAGACGCTCTACCCCGGTCTTAACTTCAGGTGAAcaagggtcaaaggtcaagttTACCTTGTCAGATACTGTGTGCACATTCCTCATCAGTCAGGCCATTGTAGGAGCTTTGGTTACTTTTAGACTGAAGTTGCCAAAAGTCTGTGCTAATGTTTTTATGGCTGTGAATTCACATGAGAAAAATTAAGCCTTTAGTTTTTCCCCAGTTGTATTTTTGTTGGCATGGAAACATTTATACCATCAAGAGGAACGTCTGTATAATAAACAATGGCTGGTTTGAAGTCTGTTCTGTAACTGTGGTTGAGGAGGACAGTGACTGGCTGATATGTGATGTGTAATAAAAGGTCGgtatcagtaaaaaaaaaaaaacaaaaaactgtattAATCTAGTTTATTTCCGATTTggggtaaaaaaataaaaaaaatccttcatTAAAGGCTCTTTTGTCGTTGCAGTGCTTCTTTCCTCATCTGCTGTTCTCTGCTCAGGTATGCAAAGTACAACACAGTGAACGGAGTGGAGGTTCGAACGCTGTACAAAGCATTCGGGATCAGGTTTGATGTCATGGTGTTCGGACAGGTGGGTTGGtttagtccccccccccccacccccccccccccccctttcagagttttcattcatttccttttgttttgtttgtcttttttctgcTACAACAACTGGGTGTGGAAGACGGAAAAACATAACTGAATCGACCGCTGGCGTGGTATATTGTACTTGTGGCCAGAAAGTCAGGCGAAAGATCTGCACACTGTCCCGATAATCAACTCGTAGAAAGCTTCATGTAACAGAGCAATGGTTTGAATCTAATAGAGATCTTCGTCAGGCATTGTCAAATATACAACCACTTGTTGTTCTGCCTAATTGAGTTTTTCTATGTCCTATAGTAGCTTCCTGTGGAtgatttttcctttaaattagTCTGATTTTTGATGTATTGGATTATATGTTCTTGTATAAAATTTGTCTCTATCTTTAGAGGTATTCTTTGTCCCCTATATGGGAGTATCAGACATACTCATTCAGctctgctctgattggtccaGTCTGAGAGTAGTTGGCTCTAAATGTGATGAATGTTTTTGTGGCTCTGTTGCATTAAATTAGCCGGGGAGCTGATTTTCAGGACAGTGTGCAGATCCTCTGTCTGA
This genomic window contains:
- the p2rx7 gene encoding P2X purinoceptor 7 isoform X2, with translation MPGCGVLGLCQYETNKLVRIQSVRLGSLKWTLNGCILLFICIMMLWNRKYQEFDLVVSSVTTKVKGVAQIHLPKIGDVVWDGVDYSGPSQDKNSFFVVTNIIVTENQRQGKCAEVPLKGRLCRTDKDCEKGGWDHLSHGIQTGSCVKFDVLQKTCEVSAWCPVENKTSPPRPAMLAAAENFTVLIKNNIRFPAFNYIRRNILPQMNDAYLRSCHRGNDSLCPIFKLGDIIREAGEKFSGGVIGILIKWDCNLDRLMHRCLPKYSFRRLDEKESNKTLYPGLNFRYAKYNTVNGVEVRTLYKAFGIRFDVMVFGQAGRFSFIQLIIYIGSTLSYYALTTMFIDWLIGTSCYSAEVGQDYSERKVESVQDKQKCILCVSYVDEDNIRLVKRSQKKSLQDLKPTSVKPRKVDTGHLRAVLSLLQPGEGLDHDSQPPLHHKPGPNNNDPHRPAWCKCDCCIPSSLPQEELCCRQSSGACITSSPLFEQLVLRRSLLEAVLLYQDPLSPPADKGQTAALRHCAYRQYISWRFGVPPKDTHPAIPSCCVWRIREAYPSPHREYSGFRPGLHIHLASMQACANGEL
- the p2rx7 gene encoding P2X purinoceptor 7 isoform X1, whose product is MPGCGVLGLCQYETNKLVRIQSVRLGSLKWTLNGCILLFICIMMLWNRKYQEFDLVVSSVTTKVKGVAQIHLPKIGDVVWDGVDYSGPSQDKNSFFVVTNIIVTENQRQGKCAEVPLKGRLCRTDKDCEKGGWDHLSHGIQTGSCVKFDVLQKTCEVSAWCPVENKTSPPRPAMLAAAENFTVLIKNNIRFPAFNYIRRNILPQMNDAYLRSCHRGNDSLCPIFKLGDIIREAGEKFSVIAVEGGVIGILIKWDCNLDRLMHRCLPKYSFRRLDEKESNKTLYPGLNFRYAKYNTVNGVEVRTLYKAFGIRFDVMVFGQAGRFSFIQLIIYIGSTLSYYALTTMFIDWLIGTSCYSAEVGQDYSERKVESVQDKQKCILCVSYVDEDNIRLVKRSQKKSLQDLKPTSVKPRKVDTGHLRAVLSLLQPGEGLDHDSQPPLHHKPGPNNNDPHRPAWCKCDCCIPSSLPQEELCCRQSSGACITSSPLFEQLVLRRSLLEAVLLYQDPLSPPADKGQTAALRHCAYRQYISWRFGVPPKDTHPAIPSCCVWRIREAYPSPHREYSGFRPGLHIHLASMQACANGEL
- the p2rx7 gene encoding P2X purinoceptor 7 isoform X3 — protein: MHSAVYLYYDAVEQEVPGVRPGGEFCHYQGKGCSSDPPAKDRGRGLGWRGLQRALTGQKLLLCGDQHHSDRESEAGKMRRAVFIFQVPLKGRLCRTDKDCEKGGWDHLSHGIQTGSCVKFDVLQKTCEVSAWCPVENKTSPPRPAMLAAAENFTVLIKNNIRFPAFNYIRRNILPQMNDAYLRSCHRGNDSLCPIFKLGDIIREAGEKFSVIAVEGGVIGILIKWDCNLDRLMHRCLPKYSFRRLDEKESNKTLYPGLNFRYAKYNTVNGVEVRTLYKAFGIRFDVMVFGQAGRFSFIQLIIYIGSTLSYYALTTMFIDWLIGTSCYSAEVGQDYSERKVESVQDKQKCILCVSYVDEDNIRLVKRSQKKSLQDLKPTSVKPRKVDTGHLRAVLSLLQPGEGLDHDSQPPLHHKPGPNNNDPHRPAWCKCDCCIPSSLPQEELCCRQSSGACITSSPLFEQLVLRRSLLEAVLLYQDPLSPPADKGQTAALRHCAYRQYISWRFGVPPKDTHPAIPSCCVWRIREAYPSPHREYSGFRPGLHIHLASMQACANGEL
- the p2rx7 gene encoding P2X purinoceptor 7 isoform X4, which gives rise to MHSAVYLYYDAVEQEVPGVRPGGEFCHYQGKGCSSDPPAKDRGRGLGWRGLQRALTGQKLLLCGDQHHSDRESEAGKMRRVFIFQVPLKGRLCRTDKDCEKGGWDHLSHGIQTGSCVKFDVLQKTCEVSAWCPVENKTSPPRPAMLAAAENFTVLIKNNIRFPAFNYIRRNILPQMNDAYLRSCHRGNDSLCPIFKLGDIIREAGEKFSVIAVEGGVIGILIKWDCNLDRLMHRCLPKYSFRRLDEKESNKTLYPGLNFRYAKYNTVNGVEVRTLYKAFGIRFDVMVFGQAGRFSFIQLIIYIGSTLSYYALTTMFIDWLIGTSCYSAEVGQDYSERKVESVQDKQKCILCVSYVDEDNIRLVKRSQKKSLQDLKPTSVKPRKVDTGHLRAVLSLLQPGEGLDHDSQPPLHHKPGPNNNDPHRPAWCKCDCCIPSSLPQEELCCRQSSGACITSSPLFEQLVLRRSLLEAVLLYQDPLSPPADKGQTAALRHCAYRQYISWRFGVPPKDTHPAIPSCCVWRIREAYPSPHREYSGFRPGLHIHLASMQACANGEL